One segment of Myotis daubentonii chromosome 11, mMyoDau2.1, whole genome shotgun sequence DNA contains the following:
- the NRARP gene encoding notch-regulated ankyrin repeat-containing protein gives MSQAELSTCAAAPTQRVFQEAVRRGNTQELQSLLQNMSGCEFNVNSFGPEGQTALHQSVIDGNLELVKLLVKFGADIRLANRDGWSALHMAAFGGHQDIVLYLITKAKYAGGGR, from the coding sequence ATGAGCCAGGCCGAGCTGTCCACCTGCGCGGCGGCGCCCACGCAGCGCGTCTTCCAGGAGGCCGTGCGCCGGGGCAACACGCAGGAGCTGCAGTCGCTGCTGCAGAACATGAGCGGCTGCGAGTTCAACGTGAACTCGTTCGGGCCCGAGGGCCAGACGGCGCTGCACCAGTCGGTCATCGACGGGAACCTGGAGCTGGTGAAGCTGCTGGTTAAGTTCGGCGCCGACATCCGCCTGGCCAACCGCGACGGCTGGAGCGCGCTGCACATGGCGGCGTTCGGCGGCCACCAGGACATCGTGCTCTATCTCATCACCAAGGCCAAGTACGCGGGCGGCGGCCGGTGA